The following nucleotide sequence is from uncultured Draconibacterium sp..
AAACAGTCGAACTTTCAGAAACGTTTGGAAGAAATGGCTAAACAACGTGGTGTTCAAACTCCGAAGAAAAAATAGTTGAAGATATATTACAAAGAAAAGCCGACTAAGAAACATCTTAGTCGGCTTTTTTATAACTCTTTCTTTTAATTGTTTTCTATGATGCTTGAATTTAGAACAATAATCCAAGACTTATGGAGGCCATTTTATTGTGTAAATCGGGAGTATCTTTGTACACTTCAACAAAGCCCATATCGTAGTTTAAACCTACCTGCAATACTTTTTGGTTAAAAACCGGGAACTCCAATCCAAGCTCCAGCCCCAGGCCGGCATCAAAATCTTTGGTTTCAGTGTTCATATCATATTTAACACCGTCTAACTTGCCTTCAGCATCTAATTTGTAACTTAGGTATGGTCCTACAGCAAAGTAGAACCGTTGTCCGTTTTTGAATCCGGCCTTTTCACCTGCCGAAAATTCAGCTTTTAGTGGCAAGGTTAAGTAGTCTAACTTATTGGTAACATCTACATCAGCTTCAGTAAAATTTCTACCTTTTTGCTGATACATTAAGCCACTTTTCAGTGCAAATCCCTCGGTAAAATTGTATTTCCCGATCAAACCTACAGATGGGCTGAATCGCACATCGCAATTGTTGGCAAGTTCAAGTAAATCAGACTGGCAAGCTGCCTCTGCATCTATTCTAACACCATAACTCAATTGGGCTTTTGACATGAATGAAAAGCCGATGGTTAATACTCCAACCATTAAAATGGCACGAAGACTTTTTCCTGTAATTTTAATTTTCTGTTTCATTTTTAATATTGTTTTCTATTTCTAATTGAATTGTATAATTTGAACTAATATCTAAAATATTCGAATTATAGTATAAAATTTTTTTAGGTACATATCCCGTAAAAAAACATATCAATCACATTATTTATCTTTTCAACAGACTCGTCAGTTGCATTTGATTTTGTCAATAAAGGAACTTCAAAACCAATCATACATGTTAAAATGGCTTCAGCAATAAAGTTTGTATCAACAGGTTTAAATTCATTTTTTTCGATACCCTCTTTAATGATTTCGCCAATCATATCTATTTCAATGTCTCGATAGTTGTTACGAATCTTTTCAATAAATGAAAAAGTCGCCAGAAAATTATCATTTAGCGCAGTTGCCAGGTTGCCCCTTTGAACAAAACGTTTCATTCTGATATTAACATAGCTTCTAAGTTTTTCAACAGCTGGTTTCGATACATTTATCGAGGCGTTTATTTCGTTTAACAGGTGCTCAGCTTCATGAGCAACAACAGCTTCAAATACTTCCTCCTTGTTTTTAAAATAGTAATAGAGCGAACTCTTTCCTTTTCCGGCAGCATAAGCTATATCGTCCATGGTAGTTTTTTTAAAACCATAACGTTCAAAAACGACACCTGCTGCTTCAATTATTTGTTCTTTCGAATTTGCTCTCATTATTTTATACTTAATTCGACGATTTTGTTCCAAATGTACAAGAAATTTTGTTGTATTAATAATAGGTATTACATGATATGAAGAAATTGAGCCATGAATTGTTGTTTTTTATCAGCGAAATGGAAGTTGACCTTTGAATTATTAAAGTGATGAAACATTGTTTTTTATTTTTGCAGCCATGCAAAAATACTACGTATTATTATTTGTCTTTATTAGCCTCAATAGTTTGGGCCAGGAACGACGGTTTGAACTTTGGAATAAAACGCGGTTTAGTGTTGAGCCCTGGGAAAATATAAGTATAGATGTATCGGAGAAGATACATTACTCTACTCAAAATTCAGAATTAAGTCTAAAATACGGTGATATTTTTATTGGTCACGATATTCTCAATTGGCTCGAATATGGTGCAGGTTTTCGAATAAGTTATGTGAAGCTAGAAGAGGGCGAGTGGTTGCAAGAAAATCGTCCGATGCTTTTTGTCAATTTGGATAAAGATTTCGACAAAATCGAATTTGATTTTTATAATCGTTTTGAATACAGAAGTTACAAGGATGTAAAAAATTATTTCAGATACAGGCAGTCGTTACGCATGAAACTACCGGCATTAACCGGTTGGGGATTACAATTTTATTTGCAGGAAGAATCGTTTATAAAACTCAATGGTTACGGAACTCACCTGGCAAGGTTTTATTCGGGCTTAACAGCCTA
It contains:
- a CDS encoding porin family protein: MKQKIKITGKSLRAILMVGVLTIGFSFMSKAQLSYGVRIDAEAACQSDLLELANNCDVRFSPSVGLIGKYNFTEGFALKSGLMYQQKGRNFTEADVDVTNKLDYLTLPLKAEFSAGEKAGFKNGQRFYFAVGPYLSYKLDAEGKLDGVKYDMNTETKDFDAGLGLELGLEFPVFNQKVLQVGLNYDMGFVEVYKDTPDLHNKMASISLGLLF
- a CDS encoding TetR/AcrR family transcriptional regulator codes for the protein MRANSKEQIIEAAGVVFERYGFKKTTMDDIAYAAGKGKSSLYYYFKNKEEVFEAVVAHEAEHLLNEINASINVSKPAVEKLRSYVNIRMKRFVQRGNLATALNDNFLATFSFIEKIRNNYRDIEIDMIGEIIKEGIEKNEFKPVDTNFIAEAILTCMIGFEVPLLTKSNATDESVEKINNVIDMFFYGICT
- a CDS encoding DUF2490 domain-containing protein, whose protein sequence is MQKYYVLLFVFISLNSLGQERRFELWNKTRFSVEPWENISIDVSEKIHYSTQNSELSLKYGDIFIGHDILNWLEYGAGFRISYVKLEEGEWLQENRPMLFVNLDKDFDKIEFDFYNRFEYRSYKDVKNYFRYRQSLRMKLPALTGWGLQFYLQEESFIKLNGYGTHLARFYSGLTAYEKEHFELKIYYALQKQEVQSNWLTSDIVGLNLSFEI